Proteins encoded together in one Rossellomorea sp. y25 window:
- the phnW gene encoding 2-aminoethylphosphonate--pyruvate transaminase: protein MNAYKLLTPGPLTTSGTVKETMLVDRCTWDQDYKTITQKIRQKLLELGGCSNEDYTVVLMQGSGTFAVESVMMTAISEEDKPLLITNGAYGERIVKMAEAIGMTFSQYSVEYDEVPKEEEIRRILESDRAITHIVMVHCETTTGILNPLEMISDVSKQYGKTLIIDAMSSFGGIPINVPELEIDYLISSANKCIQGVPGFGFIIARRDKLMACEGNSKSLSLDLYDQWKGMDVDGKWRFTSPTHVVAAFSQAIDELLEEGGVSARFDRYQKNNQSLREKLNGIGFESYIADELQSPIITSFIYPTAAFDFEDFYTYVKERGYVIYPGKLTEVNTFRIGNIGEIYEEDIENLCDVITKYMGDETK from the coding sequence ATGAACGCATATAAGCTGTTAACACCGGGTCCCTTAACGACATCGGGCACGGTCAAAGAGACAATGCTCGTTGACCGCTGCACATGGGATCAAGACTATAAGACGATCACTCAAAAAATACGACAGAAGCTGCTTGAACTGGGCGGATGTTCAAATGAAGACTACACGGTTGTCCTCATGCAGGGAAGCGGGACCTTTGCGGTGGAGTCCGTCATGATGACCGCCATCTCTGAAGAGGATAAGCCCCTCTTGATCACCAATGGTGCTTACGGGGAACGGATTGTCAAAATGGCTGAGGCGATTGGCATGACATTCAGCCAGTACAGTGTGGAGTATGATGAGGTCCCGAAGGAAGAAGAGATTAGAAGAATACTAGAGTCAGACCGTGCCATTACCCATATCGTGATGGTGCATTGTGAAACGACGACCGGGATCCTGAATCCATTAGAGATGATATCTGATGTATCCAAACAGTATGGGAAAACCCTCATCATTGATGCCATGAGCAGCTTCGGAGGAATCCCGATCAACGTTCCGGAGCTTGAGATTGACTACTTGATCAGCTCGGCGAATAAATGCATCCAGGGCGTTCCCGGCTTCGGCTTCATCATTGCGAGACGCGATAAGCTGATGGCCTGCGAAGGGAACAGCAAAAGTCTGTCACTCGATTTATATGATCAGTGGAAAGGGATGGACGTGGACGGCAAATGGAGATTCACATCCCCGACCCACGTCGTTGCAGCCTTTTCACAAGCAATCGATGAACTGCTGGAGGAAGGCGGCGTTTCCGCGAGGTTCGATCGGTACCAAAAGAATAACCAGAGTTTAAGAGAAAAACTAAACGGGATCGGCTTTGAATCTTATATTGCAGACGAGCTTCAGTCGCCGATCATCACATCGTTTATATACCCGACGGCCGCATTTGATTTCGAAGACTTCTACACGTATGTAAAAGAAAGAGGCTATGTGATTTATCCAGGAAAGCTGACGGAAGTGAATACCTTTAGAATCGGCAACATCGGTGAAATCTATGAAGAGGATATAGAAAATCTTTGCGACGTTATCACAAAATATATGGGAGATGAGACGAAATGA
- a CDS encoding extracellular solute-binding protein — protein MLSKMKKGFLHLLLVSSVATLAACGSSASGEEEKVVISTNGDDEAVEAMETALKGAGYEGKYVIQSLGTSELGGKLLVEGEKTDSDLITMSSYYIESAQKKYDMFADLKFDPKALEETPAYYTPILSNTGSIFVNTEILKQKGLEMPTSIKDLVKPEYKNLVSIPNIMDSSTGWLLVQSIMSEYGEEEGKAILQQLIANVGPHLESSGSGPIKKVQAGEVAVGFGLRHQAVAAKENGEPIDYVDPTEGNFSLTESVAVVEKDEATTELAQEMAKVIIEDGREELIESYPVALYKGETVSESNKPAHSKTFSEPLTVDLLKEHQEFFKSAK, from the coding sequence ATGCTAAGCAAAATGAAAAAAGGGTTTCTACATTTATTGCTGGTATCATCTGTTGCAACACTGGCAGCATGCGGCAGTTCGGCATCAGGGGAAGAGGAAAAAGTGGTGATTTCAACGAATGGCGATGATGAAGCGGTGGAAGCGATGGAAACCGCATTGAAAGGCGCAGGCTATGAAGGGAAATATGTCATTCAATCCCTCGGGACATCTGAATTAGGCGGAAAGCTTTTAGTAGAGGGAGAGAAAACGGATTCTGATTTGATTACAATGAGTTCTTACTATATTGAAAGTGCTCAGAAAAAGTATGACATGTTTGCTGATTTGAAATTTGATCCGAAGGCATTGGAGGAGACTCCAGCTTATTATACTCCGATTCTATCAAATACAGGCTCCATTTTCGTGAACACGGAAATCCTGAAACAAAAAGGCTTAGAGATGCCAACGTCGATCAAGGACCTGGTGAAGCCGGAATATAAAAATCTTGTATCGATCCCGAACATTATGGATTCTTCTACAGGCTGGCTTCTCGTCCAATCCATCATGAGCGAGTACGGTGAAGAAGAAGGGAAAGCCATTCTACAACAATTGATTGCGAATGTCGGGCCTCATCTTGAAAGCTCAGGCTCCGGTCCCATCAAGAAGGTGCAGGCAGGAGAGGTTGCTGTCGGATTCGGACTGCGTCATCAGGCAGTGGCAGCCAAGGAAAATGGAGAGCCGATCGACTATGTCGACCCGACAGAAGGGAACTTCTCGTTAACTGAATCGGTAGCGGTTGTGGAAAAGGATGAAGCGACCACGGAGCTTGCACAGGAAATGGCGAAGGTCATCATTGAAGACGGACGAGAAGAGTTAATAGAGTCCTATCCTGTTGCGCTTTATAAAGGGGAAACCGTATCTGAGAGCAATAAACCGGCTCATTCGAAGACATTCTCAGAGCCATTGACCGTCGATCTATTGAAAGAACATCAGGAATTCTTTAAATCTGCTAAATAA
- the phnX gene encoding phosphonoacetaldehyde hydrolase produces MNRLEAVIFDWAGTTVDYGCFAPVKVFMDIFKQAGIEVTMVEARRPMGMLKIDHIREMLSMPRISGLWEEVHGRPFQEEDVEALHSTFETTLLTNLADYTDPIPHVIDTVENLREMGLKIGSTTGYTGSMMEIVVPHAEKKGYRPDFYITADDTNSFGRPFPYMIFRNMEALHLTAPWKVVKVGDTVSDMKEGVNAGVWTVGVIEGSSEMGLTQEEFDSLSETEKDQARSKVEQVFYANGADFTIQTMKELPELIERINEKIEQGKRPYEQERIEA; encoded by the coding sequence ATGAATCGACTAGAAGCGGTGATTTTTGACTGGGCAGGAACGACTGTAGACTATGGATGTTTTGCCCCTGTCAAGGTGTTCATGGATATTTTCAAACAGGCGGGCATCGAGGTGACCATGGTGGAAGCGCGTCGACCAATGGGAATGCTGAAGATCGACCATATCAGGGAGATGCTGAGCATGCCGAGAATTTCCGGCCTGTGGGAGGAAGTGCACGGTCGGCCGTTCCAGGAAGAGGATGTAGAAGCTCTTCATTCAACCTTTGAAACGACTCTTTTAACGAATCTCGCGGACTATACGGATCCAATTCCACATGTCATTGACACTGTGGAAAACCTCAGGGAGATGGGGCTGAAGATTGGTTCCACCACGGGCTATACAGGTTCGATGATGGAAATCGTCGTGCCACATGCAGAGAAGAAAGGGTATCGACCGGACTTCTATATCACGGCGGACGACACAAACTCCTTTGGCCGACCGTTCCCTTATATGATTTTCCGGAACATGGAGGCTCTTCATTTGACGGCACCGTGGAAGGTCGTCAAAGTCGGTGATACGGTATCTGATATGAAAGAAGGCGTCAATGCAGGAGTGTGGACCGTGGGTGTGATCGAAGGAAGTTCGGAAATGGGGCTGACTCAAGAGGAGTTTGATAGTCTTTCAGAGACGGAGAAGGACCAGGCCAGATCCAAAGTGGAGCAGGTTTTCTATGCGAACGGCGCTGATTTTACCATCCAAACCATGAAGGAGCTGCCGGAGCTGATTGAACGTATCAATGAAAAGATCGAA